A single region of the Malus sylvestris chromosome 8, drMalSylv7.2, whole genome shotgun sequence genome encodes:
- the LOC126633072 gene encoding NAC domain-containing protein 72-like — protein MSFYIQHPRNPNKPTASSERLECAGARTARPHRIATLETRIGNSGKTLEQADDLHLRMGDPKATSLLSLAPGCRFYPSEEQLLCYYLSSKNAAEAGKSGGYDLIRELDLYGHDPFDLPESACYSYGHGGRKRHWFCYTVRILKKRRAKSGYWRRQGRVRDVVGRVGTVVLGRRSSFVFYLGNSPNDAVRTDLVLHQYAQVDHVKAAFVLCRILVRSRSGNRISDHGLSSYAEQSACTVRHIGIQHDGFHTPSSSENEVHGDTSVPRKNEMSKYPRLDPELDDRVMTRPVSISRIQSNEQVPASVLGGRNPILLDNLAAKHLHSIMEGDFIELDDLID, from the exons ATGTCGTTTTACATTCAACATCCACGTAATCCAAATAAACCCACAGCGTCATCTGAAAGGCTGGAATGCGCGGGAGCACGTACAGCTCGGCCGCACCGGATCGCCACGTTGGAAA CTCGAATCGGAAATTCCGGAAAAACCCTAGAACAAGCTGACGATCTCCATTTACGCATGGGAGATCCTAAAGCGACGTCGTTGCTTTCGCTGGCCCCCGGTTGCCGATTCTACCCCTCGGAGGAGCAGCTCCTCTGCTACTACCTCTCCAGCAAGAACGCCGCCGAGGCGGGGAAATCGGGCGGGTACGATTTGATCAGGGAGCTCGATTTGTACGGCCACGATCCGTTCGATTTGCCGGAGAGCGCATGTTACTCGTATGGCCACGGAGGGAGGAAGAGGCACTGGTTCTGCTACACGGTTAGGATCTTGAAGAAGAGGAGGGCGAAGAGCGGGTATTGGCGGAGGCAAGGGCGGGTTAGGGACGTGGTGGGCCGCGTTGGGACGGTGGTTCTGGGGAGGAGGTCgagttttgtgttttatttgggGAATTCGCCAAACGACGCCGTAAGGACTGATTTGGTTCTCCATCAGTATGCTCAGGTCGATCATGTTAAG GCTGCTTTTGTCCTTTGCCGTATTTTGGTGAGATCTCGTAGTGGAAATAGAATATCAGATCATGGTTTAAGTTCTTATGCTGAACAAAGTGCTTGCACTGTTCGTCACATTGGAATTCAGCATGATGGATTTCATACTCCCAGTAGTAGTGAAAATGAAGTGCATGGTGACACTTCTGTGCCTAGgaaaaatgagatgtcaaaataTCCGAGGCTGGACCCTGAGCTAGATGATCGAGTCATGACAAGGCCTGTTTCTATATCAAGGATTCAGTCTAATGAACAG GTGCCAGCATCTGTGCTCGGTGGTAGGAATCCAATATTGCTTGATAATTTGGCGGCCAAGCACTTACATTCCATTATGGAGGGTGATTTTATAGAGTTGGATGATCTCATCGATTGA
- the LOC126633061 gene encoding putative disease resistance protein RGA4 isoform X1, whose amino-acid sequence MAEALISVLLEQLASVTYQHVGQEVKLVLNAQKDVQEFEAKLKVIGAVLEDAELRQVRDANVRNWLEQLKDVSHKMDNVLDEWNTEILKQQIEKQEEHGGSTSLVTEKKMKAVCFSIPSSCFCFGQVRRIILHRDIALKIKNLNENLDEIAKQRETYNFRFTERMISEHPEREKTSSFVDESIIFGREQQKDLVVSKLLNESSQEERGLLVIPIVGMGGMGKTTLAQLAYNDENVKACFGMRIWVCVSDPFDEMKIAKAIISGAKAVSPNSDELEDFFQCMSESIQGKKFLLVLDDVWSEDQRKWEKLKLPLIQSGTHGSRILVTTRKHEVADMMGAPTHTIYLERLSEQNCLSIFNRMAFYNRNKDGVLEVIGEEIAKKCKGLPLAAKTLGSLMRYKKTRKEWQEVLNSKIWDLEEVEQQVFQPLLLSYIDLAPAVKRCLLYCVIFPKDHLIYKDYLIELWMSQDYLYSKEKIEKKIIGQRCFDNLVMRSFFQDFEEDYQGNIWSCKMHDIVHDFLQFLTQNECFTMEVKGGSDTKEPLGDKIRHLTLVLAPEGPLSCVSFSSCKSEMRTLATFDSKFNVVDSTLMSQLKHLRTLNLSDNSIEVLPEEIGELVHLRFIDLSKNRGLKKLPNGVCNLYNLQTLRLHECWKLESLPQSMGKLINLKHLYVEGCGQLKYLPKGIGRLTNLRRLDGCPVGGGKDDDEAFKLGDLRNLDQLRVLSIEIVGDVKVAAGEHEKASPLGNKQQLSELSIEFEKCGTPEILNFLRPHPNLEYLRIKGYNGSTAPNWIMSLNNLRVLDLAWWKECEVLPPLGRLQSLESLSIGFMKGVKKVGVEFLGIEKETSSASSCITLFPKLKQLDFVSMWAWEEWKGVEEWKEEDSHITIMPCLSSLQIISCSQLKTLPDFLPKTPLQTLDIDGSSCLKRGKEWPKISHIPNITIDGKRIVEAEDAVELPERPSTSDSDDEGEGIVEAEDAVELPERPSTSDSDDEGEGIVEAEEAV is encoded by the exons ATGGCTGAGGCACTCATTTCCGTGCTTCTCGAACAACTGGCTTCGGTAACTTACCAACACGTCGGACAAGAGGTGAAGCTGGTTTTGAATGCGCAGAAAGATGTTCAAGAATTCGAGGCCAAACTTAAAGTGATTGGTGCTGTGCTTGAGGATGCGGAGCTGAGGCAAGTGAGGGACGCCAACGTCAGAAATTGGCTGGAGCAGCTGAAAGATGTGTCGCACAAGATGGACAATGTGCTGGATGAGTGGAACACTGAAATACTCAAACAACAAATTGAGAAACAAGAAGAGCACGGTGGAAGTACTTCTCTTGTTActgagaagaagatgaaggcgGTATGTTTCTCTATTCCCTCATCTTGCTTTTGTTTCGGCCAAGTCCGTCGGATAATTCTTCATCGCGACATTGCTCTTAAGATCAAAAATCTGAATGAAAATTTAGATGAGATTGCAAAGCAAAGAGAAACATATAACTTTAGATTCACTGAGAGAATGATCAGTGAACACCCTGAGCGAGAGAAAACTTCTTCTTTTGTTGATGAATCTATCATCTTTGGTAGAGAACAACAAAAGGATCTTGTGGTCAGCAAGTTGTTGAATGAGAGTAGTCAAGAAGAGAGGGGTCTCCTTGTCATCCCTATTGTCGGGATGGGAGGAATGGGAAAAACAACTTTGGCTCAACTGGCTTATAACGATGAAAATGTTAAAGCTTGTTTTGGAATGAGAATATGGGTTTGTGTTTCAGACCCTTTTGATGAGATGAAAATTGCTAAAGCCATCATTTCTGGTGCTAAAGCTGTTAGCCCAAATTCAGATGAGTTGGAAGATTTCTTTCAATGTATGTCTGAATCCATTCAGGGAAAGAAGTTTCTCCTTGTCCTAGACGATGTGTGGTCCGAAGACCAAAGAAAGTGGGAGAAATTGAAGTTGCCCTTAATACAAAGTGGCACGCATGGCAGTAGAATATTGGTGACCACTCGAAAACATGAGGTTGCTGATATGATGGGAGCTCCTACTCACACGATCTATTTGGAGAGGTTGAGTGAACAAAATTGTTTGTCAATATTCAACCGCATGGCATTTTATAATAGGAATAAGGATGGTGTGTTGGAAGTCATTGGTGAAGAAATAGCAAAAAAGTGCAAGGGTTTGCCTCTTGCTGCAAAGACTCTAGGTAGTCTCATGCGTTACAAGAAAACGAGGAAAGAATGGCAAGAAGTTTTGAACAGTAAGATATGGGATCTTGAAGAGGTTGAGCAACAAGTTTTCCAACCACTATTACTGAGTTATATTGATTTGGCACCTGCGGTCAAACGATGCCTTTTATATTGTGTTATCTTTCCAAAAGATCATTTGATCTATAAAGATTATTTGATTGAGTTGTGGATGTCACAAG ATTATCTCTAttcgaaagaaaaaatagagaagAAAATAATTGGCCAAAGGTGTTTTGATAATTTAGTAATGCGATCTTTCTTCCAAGACTTTGAAGAAGATTATCAAGGAAATATCTGGAGCTGTAAAATGCATGATATTGTGCACGACTTTCTGCAGTTTCTTACTCAAAATGAATGCTTTACAATGGAGGTTAAGGGTGGTAGCGATACAAAAGAGCCCTTGGGTGATAAGATCCGCCATTTGACCTTAGTGCTTGCACCCGAGGGTCCACTCTCATGTGTTTCGTTTTCCAGCTGTAAAAGTGAGATGCGTACTCTTGCAACTTTTGATTCAAAATTTAATGTTGTGGACTCAACTTTGATGTCGCAGTTGAAACATCTTAGGACATTGAATTTGAGTGATAATTCTATTGAAGTGCTTCCGGAAGAGATAGGTGAATTGGTGCATCTGAGGTTCATTGATTTGTCTAAAAATAGAGGTTTGAAAAAGCTACCGAATGGGGTGTGTAATTTATACAATTTGCAGACATTGCGCCTTCACGAGTGTTGGAAACTTGAAAGTCTACCTCAGAGCATGGGAAAGTTGATTAACTTAAAGCATCTTTATGTTGAGGGATGCGGTCAGCTGAAGTACTTGCCGAAAGGGATTGGGAGATTAACAAATCTAAGAAGACTAGATGGGTGCCCTGTTGGCGGTGGTAAAGACGACGATGAAGCGTTCAAATTGGGAGATTTGAGAAACTTAGACCAACTTCGTGTTCTCAGCATAGAAATTGTTGGGGATGTGAAAGTTGCTGCGGGTGAGCATGAGAAAGCGTCACCCCTGGGGAACAAACAACAACTCTCAGAATTGAGTATAGAGTTTGAGAAGTGTGGAACTCCGGAAATACTGAATTTCTTACGACCGCATCCAAATTTGGAATATTTAAGAATCAAAGGCTATAATGGAAGCACTGCCCCCAACTGGATCATGTCATTAAACAATTTGAGAGTTCTTGATCTTGCGTGGTGGAAAGAATGTGAAGTTTTACCTCCTTTGGGAAGATTGCAGTCCCTCGAAAGCCTGAGCATTGGGTTTATGAAAGGAGTAAAAAAGGTTGGAGTTGAGTTTCTGGGAATAGAAAAGGAAACGTCATCAGCATCATCATGCATTACTCTATTCCCAAAATTGAAACAACTCGATTTTGTCTCCATGTGGGCGTGGGAAGAGTGGAAAGGAGTGGAAGAGTGGAAGGAAGAGGATTCTCATATTACCATAATGCCATGCCTTTCTTCATTACAGATTATCAGTTGCTCTCAGCTAAAAACACTGCCAGACTTCTTGCCGAAAACACCACTTCAGACACTTGACATCGATGGCTCTTCCTGTCTTAAACGAGGGAAAGAGTGGCCCAAGATTTCTCACATCCCCAACATCACAATTGATGGTAAACGCATAGTGGAGGCAGAGGATGCTGTTGAGTTAC
- the LOC126633061 gene encoding putative disease resistance protein RGA3 isoform X3: MAEALISVLLEQLASVTYQHVGQEVKLVLNAQKDVQEFEAKLKVIGAVLEDAELRQVRDANVRNWLEQLKDVSHKMDNVLDEWNTEILKQQIEKQEEHGGSTSLVTEKKMKAVCFSIPSSCFCFGQVRRIILHRDIALKIKNLNENLDEIAKQRETYNFRFTERMISEHPEREKTSSFVDESIIFGREQQKDLVVSKLLNESSQEERGLLVIPIVGMGGMGKTTLAQLAYNDENVKACFGMRIWVCVSDPFDEMKIAKAIISGAKAVSPNSDELEDFFQCMSESIQGKKFLLVLDDVWSEDQRKWEKLKLPLIQSGTHGSRILVTTRKHEVADMMGAPTHTIYLERLSEQNCLSIFNRMAFYNRNKDGVLEVIGEEIAKKCKGLPLAAKTLGSLMRYKKTRKEWQEVLNSKIWDLEEVEQQVFQPLLLSYIDLAPAVKRCLLYCVIFPKDHLIYKDYLIELWMSQDYLYSKEKIEKKIIGQRCFDNLVMRSFFQDFEEDYQGNIWSCKMHDIVHDFLQFLTQNECFTMEVKGGSDTKEPLGDKIRHLTLVLAPEGPLSCVSFSSCKSEMRTLATFDSKFNVVDSTLMSQLKHLRTLNLSDNSIEVLPEEIGELVHLRFIDLSKNRGLKKLPNGVCNLYNLQTLRLHECWKLESLPQSMGKLINLKHLYVEGCGQLKYLPKGIGRLTNLRRLDGCPVGGGKDDDEAFKLGDLRNLDQLRVLSIEIVGDVKVAAGEHEKASPLGNKQQLSELSIEFEKCGTPEILNFLRPHPNLEYLRIKGYNGSTAPNWIMSLNNLRVLDLAWWKECEVLPPLGRLQSLESLSIGFMKGVKKVGVEFLGIEKETSSASSCITLFPKLKQLDFVSMWAWEEWKGVEEWKEEDSHITIMPCLSSLQIISCSQLKTLPDFLPKTPLQTLDIDGSSCLKRGKEWPKISHIPNITIDGKRIVEAEDAVELPERPSTSDSDDEGEGIVEAEEAV; this comes from the exons ATGGCTGAGGCACTCATTTCCGTGCTTCTCGAACAACTGGCTTCGGTAACTTACCAACACGTCGGACAAGAGGTGAAGCTGGTTTTGAATGCGCAGAAAGATGTTCAAGAATTCGAGGCCAAACTTAAAGTGATTGGTGCTGTGCTTGAGGATGCGGAGCTGAGGCAAGTGAGGGACGCCAACGTCAGAAATTGGCTGGAGCAGCTGAAAGATGTGTCGCACAAGATGGACAATGTGCTGGATGAGTGGAACACTGAAATACTCAAACAACAAATTGAGAAACAAGAAGAGCACGGTGGAAGTACTTCTCTTGTTActgagaagaagatgaaggcgGTATGTTTCTCTATTCCCTCATCTTGCTTTTGTTTCGGCCAAGTCCGTCGGATAATTCTTCATCGCGACATTGCTCTTAAGATCAAAAATCTGAATGAAAATTTAGATGAGATTGCAAAGCAAAGAGAAACATATAACTTTAGATTCACTGAGAGAATGATCAGTGAACACCCTGAGCGAGAGAAAACTTCTTCTTTTGTTGATGAATCTATCATCTTTGGTAGAGAACAACAAAAGGATCTTGTGGTCAGCAAGTTGTTGAATGAGAGTAGTCAAGAAGAGAGGGGTCTCCTTGTCATCCCTATTGTCGGGATGGGAGGAATGGGAAAAACAACTTTGGCTCAACTGGCTTATAACGATGAAAATGTTAAAGCTTGTTTTGGAATGAGAATATGGGTTTGTGTTTCAGACCCTTTTGATGAGATGAAAATTGCTAAAGCCATCATTTCTGGTGCTAAAGCTGTTAGCCCAAATTCAGATGAGTTGGAAGATTTCTTTCAATGTATGTCTGAATCCATTCAGGGAAAGAAGTTTCTCCTTGTCCTAGACGATGTGTGGTCCGAAGACCAAAGAAAGTGGGAGAAATTGAAGTTGCCCTTAATACAAAGTGGCACGCATGGCAGTAGAATATTGGTGACCACTCGAAAACATGAGGTTGCTGATATGATGGGAGCTCCTACTCACACGATCTATTTGGAGAGGTTGAGTGAACAAAATTGTTTGTCAATATTCAACCGCATGGCATTTTATAATAGGAATAAGGATGGTGTGTTGGAAGTCATTGGTGAAGAAATAGCAAAAAAGTGCAAGGGTTTGCCTCTTGCTGCAAAGACTCTAGGTAGTCTCATGCGTTACAAGAAAACGAGGAAAGAATGGCAAGAAGTTTTGAACAGTAAGATATGGGATCTTGAAGAGGTTGAGCAACAAGTTTTCCAACCACTATTACTGAGTTATATTGATTTGGCACCTGCGGTCAAACGATGCCTTTTATATTGTGTTATCTTTCCAAAAGATCATTTGATCTATAAAGATTATTTGATTGAGTTGTGGATGTCACAAG ATTATCTCTAttcgaaagaaaaaatagagaagAAAATAATTGGCCAAAGGTGTTTTGATAATTTAGTAATGCGATCTTTCTTCCAAGACTTTGAAGAAGATTATCAAGGAAATATCTGGAGCTGTAAAATGCATGATATTGTGCACGACTTTCTGCAGTTTCTTACTCAAAATGAATGCTTTACAATGGAGGTTAAGGGTGGTAGCGATACAAAAGAGCCCTTGGGTGATAAGATCCGCCATTTGACCTTAGTGCTTGCACCCGAGGGTCCACTCTCATGTGTTTCGTTTTCCAGCTGTAAAAGTGAGATGCGTACTCTTGCAACTTTTGATTCAAAATTTAATGTTGTGGACTCAACTTTGATGTCGCAGTTGAAACATCTTAGGACATTGAATTTGAGTGATAATTCTATTGAAGTGCTTCCGGAAGAGATAGGTGAATTGGTGCATCTGAGGTTCATTGATTTGTCTAAAAATAGAGGTTTGAAAAAGCTACCGAATGGGGTGTGTAATTTATACAATTTGCAGACATTGCGCCTTCACGAGTGTTGGAAACTTGAAAGTCTACCTCAGAGCATGGGAAAGTTGATTAACTTAAAGCATCTTTATGTTGAGGGATGCGGTCAGCTGAAGTACTTGCCGAAAGGGATTGGGAGATTAACAAATCTAAGAAGACTAGATGGGTGCCCTGTTGGCGGTGGTAAAGACGACGATGAAGCGTTCAAATTGGGAGATTTGAGAAACTTAGACCAACTTCGTGTTCTCAGCATAGAAATTGTTGGGGATGTGAAAGTTGCTGCGGGTGAGCATGAGAAAGCGTCACCCCTGGGGAACAAACAACAACTCTCAGAATTGAGTATAGAGTTTGAGAAGTGTGGAACTCCGGAAATACTGAATTTCTTACGACCGCATCCAAATTTGGAATATTTAAGAATCAAAGGCTATAATGGAAGCACTGCCCCCAACTGGATCATGTCATTAAACAATTTGAGAGTTCTTGATCTTGCGTGGTGGAAAGAATGTGAAGTTTTACCTCCTTTGGGAAGATTGCAGTCCCTCGAAAGCCTGAGCATTGGGTTTATGAAAGGAGTAAAAAAGGTTGGAGTTGAGTTTCTGGGAATAGAAAAGGAAACGTCATCAGCATCATCATGCATTACTCTATTCCCAAAATTGAAACAACTCGATTTTGTCTCCATGTGGGCGTGGGAAGAGTGGAAAGGAGTGGAAGAGTGGAAGGAAGAGGATTCTCATATTACCATAATGCCATGCCTTTCTTCATTACAGATTATCAGTTGCTCTCAGCTAAAAACACTGCCAGACTTCTTGCCGAAAACACCACTTCAGACACTTGACATCGATGGCTCTTCCTGTCTTAAACGAGGGAAAGAGTGGCCCAAGATTTCTCACATCCCCAACATCACAATTGATGGTAAACGCATAGTGGAGGCAGAGGATGCTGTTGAGTTAC
- the LOC126633061 gene encoding putative disease resistance protein RGA3 isoform X4, giving the protein MAEALISVLLEQLASVTYQHVGQEVKLVLNAQKDVQEFEAKLKVIGAVLEDAELRQVRDANVRNWLEQLKDVSHKMDNVLDEWNTEILKQQIEKQEEHGGSTSLVTEKKMKAVCFSIPSSCFCFGQVRRIILHRDIALKIKNLNENLDEIAKQRETYNFRFTERMISEHPEREKTSSFVDESIIFGREQQKDLVVSKLLNESSQEERGLLVIPIVGMGGMGKTTLAQLAYNDENVKACFGMRIWVCVSDPFDEMKIAKAIISGAKAVSPNSDELEDFFQCMSESIQGKKFLLVLDDVWSEDQRKWEKLKLPLIQSGTHGSRILVTTRKHEVADMMGAPTHTIYLERLSEQNCLSIFNRMAFYNRNKDGVLEVIGEEIAKKCKGLPLAAKTLGSLMRYKKTRKEWQEVLNSKIWDLEEVEQQVFQPLLLSYIDLAPAVKRCLLYCVIFPKDHLIYKDYLIELWMSQDYLYSKEKIEKKIIGQRCFDNLVMRSFFQDFEEDYQGNIWSCKMHDIVHDFLQFLTQNECFTMEVKGGSDTKEPLGDKIRHLTLVLAPEGPLSCVSFSSCKSEMRTLATFDSKFNVVDSTLMSQLKHLRTLNLSDNSIEVLPEEIGELVHLRFIDLSKNRGLKKLPNGVCNLYNLQTLRLHECWKLESLPQSMGKLINLKHLYVEGCGQLKYLPKGIGRLTNLRRLDGCPVGGGKDDDEAFKLGDLRNLDQLRVLSIEIVGDVKVAAGEHEKASPLGNKQQLSELSIEFEKCGTPEILNFLRPHPNLEYLRIKGYNGSTAPNWIMSLNNLRVLDLAWWKECEVLPPLGRLQSLESLSIGFMKGVKKVGVEFLGIEKETSSASSCITLFPKLKQLDFVSMWAWEEWKGVEEWKEEDSHITIMPCLSSLQIISCSQLKTLPDFLPKTPLQTLDIDGSSCLKRGKEWPKISHIPNITIDGKRIVEAEDAVELPERPSTSGIVEAEEAV; this is encoded by the exons ATGGCTGAGGCACTCATTTCCGTGCTTCTCGAACAACTGGCTTCGGTAACTTACCAACACGTCGGACAAGAGGTGAAGCTGGTTTTGAATGCGCAGAAAGATGTTCAAGAATTCGAGGCCAAACTTAAAGTGATTGGTGCTGTGCTTGAGGATGCGGAGCTGAGGCAAGTGAGGGACGCCAACGTCAGAAATTGGCTGGAGCAGCTGAAAGATGTGTCGCACAAGATGGACAATGTGCTGGATGAGTGGAACACTGAAATACTCAAACAACAAATTGAGAAACAAGAAGAGCACGGTGGAAGTACTTCTCTTGTTActgagaagaagatgaaggcgGTATGTTTCTCTATTCCCTCATCTTGCTTTTGTTTCGGCCAAGTCCGTCGGATAATTCTTCATCGCGACATTGCTCTTAAGATCAAAAATCTGAATGAAAATTTAGATGAGATTGCAAAGCAAAGAGAAACATATAACTTTAGATTCACTGAGAGAATGATCAGTGAACACCCTGAGCGAGAGAAAACTTCTTCTTTTGTTGATGAATCTATCATCTTTGGTAGAGAACAACAAAAGGATCTTGTGGTCAGCAAGTTGTTGAATGAGAGTAGTCAAGAAGAGAGGGGTCTCCTTGTCATCCCTATTGTCGGGATGGGAGGAATGGGAAAAACAACTTTGGCTCAACTGGCTTATAACGATGAAAATGTTAAAGCTTGTTTTGGAATGAGAATATGGGTTTGTGTTTCAGACCCTTTTGATGAGATGAAAATTGCTAAAGCCATCATTTCTGGTGCTAAAGCTGTTAGCCCAAATTCAGATGAGTTGGAAGATTTCTTTCAATGTATGTCTGAATCCATTCAGGGAAAGAAGTTTCTCCTTGTCCTAGACGATGTGTGGTCCGAAGACCAAAGAAAGTGGGAGAAATTGAAGTTGCCCTTAATACAAAGTGGCACGCATGGCAGTAGAATATTGGTGACCACTCGAAAACATGAGGTTGCTGATATGATGGGAGCTCCTACTCACACGATCTATTTGGAGAGGTTGAGTGAACAAAATTGTTTGTCAATATTCAACCGCATGGCATTTTATAATAGGAATAAGGATGGTGTGTTGGAAGTCATTGGTGAAGAAATAGCAAAAAAGTGCAAGGGTTTGCCTCTTGCTGCAAAGACTCTAGGTAGTCTCATGCGTTACAAGAAAACGAGGAAAGAATGGCAAGAAGTTTTGAACAGTAAGATATGGGATCTTGAAGAGGTTGAGCAACAAGTTTTCCAACCACTATTACTGAGTTATATTGATTTGGCACCTGCGGTCAAACGATGCCTTTTATATTGTGTTATCTTTCCAAAAGATCATTTGATCTATAAAGATTATTTGATTGAGTTGTGGATGTCACAAG ATTATCTCTAttcgaaagaaaaaatagagaagAAAATAATTGGCCAAAGGTGTTTTGATAATTTAGTAATGCGATCTTTCTTCCAAGACTTTGAAGAAGATTATCAAGGAAATATCTGGAGCTGTAAAATGCATGATATTGTGCACGACTTTCTGCAGTTTCTTACTCAAAATGAATGCTTTACAATGGAGGTTAAGGGTGGTAGCGATACAAAAGAGCCCTTGGGTGATAAGATCCGCCATTTGACCTTAGTGCTTGCACCCGAGGGTCCACTCTCATGTGTTTCGTTTTCCAGCTGTAAAAGTGAGATGCGTACTCTTGCAACTTTTGATTCAAAATTTAATGTTGTGGACTCAACTTTGATGTCGCAGTTGAAACATCTTAGGACATTGAATTTGAGTGATAATTCTATTGAAGTGCTTCCGGAAGAGATAGGTGAATTGGTGCATCTGAGGTTCATTGATTTGTCTAAAAATAGAGGTTTGAAAAAGCTACCGAATGGGGTGTGTAATTTATACAATTTGCAGACATTGCGCCTTCACGAGTGTTGGAAACTTGAAAGTCTACCTCAGAGCATGGGAAAGTTGATTAACTTAAAGCATCTTTATGTTGAGGGATGCGGTCAGCTGAAGTACTTGCCGAAAGGGATTGGGAGATTAACAAATCTAAGAAGACTAGATGGGTGCCCTGTTGGCGGTGGTAAAGACGACGATGAAGCGTTCAAATTGGGAGATTTGAGAAACTTAGACCAACTTCGTGTTCTCAGCATAGAAATTGTTGGGGATGTGAAAGTTGCTGCGGGTGAGCATGAGAAAGCGTCACCCCTGGGGAACAAACAACAACTCTCAGAATTGAGTATAGAGTTTGAGAAGTGTGGAACTCCGGAAATACTGAATTTCTTACGACCGCATCCAAATTTGGAATATTTAAGAATCAAAGGCTATAATGGAAGCACTGCCCCCAACTGGATCATGTCATTAAACAATTTGAGAGTTCTTGATCTTGCGTGGTGGAAAGAATGTGAAGTTTTACCTCCTTTGGGAAGATTGCAGTCCCTCGAAAGCCTGAGCATTGGGTTTATGAAAGGAGTAAAAAAGGTTGGAGTTGAGTTTCTGGGAATAGAAAAGGAAACGTCATCAGCATCATCATGCATTACTCTATTCCCAAAATTGAAACAACTCGATTTTGTCTCCATGTGGGCGTGGGAAGAGTGGAAAGGAGTGGAAGAGTGGAAGGAAGAGGATTCTCATATTACCATAATGCCATGCCTTTCTTCATTACAGATTATCAGTTGCTCTCAGCTAAAAACACTGCCAGACTTCTTGCCGAAAACACCACTTCAGACACTTGACATCGATGGCTCTTCCTGTCTTAAACGAGGGAAAGAGTGGCCCAAGATTTCTCACATCCCCAACATCACAATTGATGGTAAACGCATAGTGGAGGCAGAGGATGCTGTTGAGTTACCTGAGAGGCCTTCCACTTCAGGCATAGTCGAAGCAGAGGAAGCTGTTTAG